A genomic stretch from Oreochromis aureus strain Israel breed Guangdong linkage group 17, ZZ_aureus, whole genome shotgun sequence includes:
- the LOC116317948 gene encoding deoxyribonuclease-2-beta-like isoform X2 produces MDVLWMIVLTVGLLGSHCEGAISCKNENGFDVDWFILYKNKSGFDYVYIDSTNQNLKKNNKLVNNQAGVLANTLNPYFEKNKQSPHFGFIAYNDQTPSCNALKEYGHSKGVVMMDEDNVVWLLHSTPKFPAGDESNNFYPDTGEKYAQIFMCVTLKSAQSAQIEHNRGKLKDSSTAPQPLPYHENLKSAGGSQFKRFVKQVSKERDPKEGDLYVTIANTLQSNLYIQTWRSEPKDPKKRPLSETEKKKLVTITSVKTAAGEWKHGCDHSKWCVSDSENWMCVGDSNREPSQFERPGGALCINNPSVAEAFRQIINSSVPDADSVSATECDPGPPKRPRVDSTG; encoded by the exons ATG GATGTGCTTTGGATGATTGTCCTCACTGTTGGTCTGCTTGGCTCACATTGTGAGGGCGCTATATcctgtaaaaatgaaaatggttTTGATGTAGACTG GTTTATTTTGTACAAGAACAAGTCTGGGTTTGATTATGTTTACATTGATTCAACCAACCAGAACCTTAAAAAGAATAACAAGCTCGTCAACAACCAAGCTGGTGTCCTGGCAAATACCCTGAATCCCTACTTTGAAAAA AATAAGCAGTCACCACATTTTGGATTCATTGCATACAATGATCAAACACCAAGTTGTAATGCACTAAAAGAATATGGCCACAGCAAAG GAGTTGTGATGATGGATGAGGATAATGTAGTCTGGCTTTTACACAGCACACCAAAATTCCCCGCAGGAGATGAAAGCAATAATTTCTATCCTGACACTGGGGAAAAGTACGCACAGATATTTATGTGTGTAacactgaaatctgcacagtCTGCACAAATAG AGCACAATCGGGGAAAACTCAAAGATTCTTCCACCGCACCACAACCGCTTCCCTACCATGAAAACTTGAAGTCAGCCGGTGGTTCGCAGTTTAAACGCTTTGTTAAACAAGTCTCAAAGGAAAGGGATCCTAAAG AAGGAGATCTTTATGTCACCATTGCTAACACACTACAGAGCAATTTGTACATCCAGACCTGGCGCAGCGAACCCAAAGATCCTAAAAAACGTCCGCtttctgaaactgaaaaaaaaaaactagtcaCCATCACGTCAGTAAAAACTGCTGCAGGTGAATGGAAACATGGATGTGATCATTCCAAATGGTGTGTTTCTGACAGTGAAAATTGGATGTGTGTTGGTGACTCAAACAGAGAACCATCCCAGTTCGAAAGGCCTGGTGGTGCACTGTGCATTAATAACCCATCTGTGGCAGAAGCATTTAGGCAAATTATAAACAGTTCTGTCCCTGACGCTGATAGTGTCAGTGCCACTGAGTGTGACCCTGGTCCCCCTAAAAGACCAAGAGTAGATAGTACAGGTTAA
- the LOC116317948 gene encoding deoxyribonuclease-2-beta-like isoform X1, giving the protein MDVLWMIVLTVGLLGSHCEGAISCKNENGFDVDWFILYKNKSGFDYVYIDSTNQNLKKNNKLVNNQAGVLANTLNPYFEKNKQSPHFGFIAYNDQTPSCNALKEYGHSKGVVMMDEDNVVWLLHSTPKFPAGDESNNFYPDTGEKYAQIFMCVTLKSAQSAQIAQHLKDINAYIFKEHNRGKLKDSSTAPQPLPYHENLKSAGGSQFKRFVKQVSKERDPKEGDLYVTIANTLQSNLYIQTWRSEPKDPKKRPLSETEKKKLVTITSVKTAAGEWKHGCDHSKWCVSDSENWMCVGDSNREPSQFERPGGALCINNPSVAEAFRQIINSSVPDADSVSATECDPGPPKRPRVDSTG; this is encoded by the exons ATG GATGTGCTTTGGATGATTGTCCTCACTGTTGGTCTGCTTGGCTCACATTGTGAGGGCGCTATATcctgtaaaaatgaaaatggttTTGATGTAGACTG GTTTATTTTGTACAAGAACAAGTCTGGGTTTGATTATGTTTACATTGATTCAACCAACCAGAACCTTAAAAAGAATAACAAGCTCGTCAACAACCAAGCTGGTGTCCTGGCAAATACCCTGAATCCCTACTTTGAAAAA AATAAGCAGTCACCACATTTTGGATTCATTGCATACAATGATCAAACACCAAGTTGTAATGCACTAAAAGAATATGGCCACAGCAAAG GAGTTGTGATGATGGATGAGGATAATGTAGTCTGGCTTTTACACAGCACACCAAAATTCCCCGCAGGAGATGAAAGCAATAATTTCTATCCTGACACTGGGGAAAAGTACGCACAGATATTTATGTGTGTAacactgaaatctgcacagtCTGCACAAATAG ctcaGCATCTTAAAGATATCAATGCTTATATATTTAAAGAGCACAATCGGGGAAAACTCAAAGATTCTTCCACCGCACCACAACCGCTTCCCTACCATGAAAACTTGAAGTCAGCCGGTGGTTCGCAGTTTAAACGCTTTGTTAAACAAGTCTCAAAGGAAAGGGATCCTAAAG AAGGAGATCTTTATGTCACCATTGCTAACACACTACAGAGCAATTTGTACATCCAGACCTGGCGCAGCGAACCCAAAGATCCTAAAAAACGTCCGCtttctgaaactgaaaaaaaaaaactagtcaCCATCACGTCAGTAAAAACTGCTGCAGGTGAATGGAAACATGGATGTGATCATTCCAAATGGTGTGTTTCTGACAGTGAAAATTGGATGTGTGTTGGTGACTCAAACAGAGAACCATCCCAGTTCGAAAGGCCTGGTGGTGCACTGTGCATTAATAACCCATCTGTGGCAGAAGCATTTAGGCAAATTATAAACAGTTCTGTCCCTGACGCTGATAGTGTCAGTGCCACTGAGTGTGACCCTGGTCCCCCTAAAAGACCAAGAGTAGATAGTACAGGTTAA